GTCCATGGTCAGCTTGATGAAGGCGGCGGATTCTGCCTGCATCTGCTCTTCCGTGCAGAAGATGTGCGCATCGTCCTGGGTAAATGCCCGCACGCGCATGATGCCGTGCAGCGCACCCGATGGTTCGTTACGGTGGCAGGCACCGAACTCGGCCAGGCGCATTGGCAGTTCGCGGTAGCTCTTCAAGCCCTGGTTGAACACTTGCACGTGGCAAGGGCAGTTCATCGGCTTGATGGCGTAGTCGCGGTTTTCCGACTGGGTGGTGAACATGTTGTCGGCGTAGTTGGCCCAGTGCCCGGATTTCTCCCACAGGCTGCGGTCGACCACTTGCGGCGTCTTGATTTCCAGGTAGCCGTTTTCACGCTGGACCTGGCGCATGTACTGCTCAAGCACCTGGTACATCGTCCAGCCGTTCGGGTGCCAGAACACCATGCCCGGGGATTCTTCCTGGGTATGGAACAGCCCCAGGCGCTTGCCGATCTTGCGGTGATCGCGCTTCTCGGCTTCTTCGATACGCTGGATGTAGGCCGCCAGTTGCTTCTTGTCCGCCCAGGCAGTGCCATAGACGCGCTGCAACTGCTCGTTCTTCGCGTCGCCACGCCAGTAGGCGCCGGACAGCTTGGTCAGCTTGAAGGATTTCAGGAAACGCGTGTTCGGCACGTGCGGGCCACGGCACATGTCGACGTATTCTTCGTGGTAGTACAGGCCCATGGCCTGCTCGTCCGGCATGTCTTCCACCAGACGCAGCTTGTAGTCCTCGCCACGGGCCTTGAAGACTTCGATGACTTCGGCGCGCGGGGTGACTTTCTTGATGACGTCGTAATCTTTCTCGATCAGCTGCTGCATGCGCTGCTCGATGGCCGCCATGTCGTCCGGGGTGAAAGGACGTTCGAAGGCGATGTCGTAATAGAAGCCTTCGTCGATGACCGGCCCGATGACCATTTTCGCGCTCGGATACAGCTGCTTGACCGCATGGCCAACCAGGTGAGCGCAGGAGTGACGAATGATCTCCAGCCCCTCTTCATCCTTGGGCGTGATGATTTGCAGCGTGGCATCGCTGTCGATGACATCGCTGGCGTCGACCAGCTTGCCGTTGACCTTGCCGGCCAGGGTGGCCTTGGCCAGGCCCGCGCCAATGGATGCGGCGACCTCGGCTACGGAAACCGG
This genomic interval from Pseudomonas alvandae contains the following:
- the thrS gene encoding threonine--tRNA ligase; protein product: MPTITLPDGSQRSFDHPVSVAEVAASIGAGLAKATLAGKVNGKLVDASDVIDSDATLQIITPKDEEGLEIIRHSCAHLVGHAVKQLYPSAKMVIGPVIDEGFYYDIAFERPFTPDDMAAIEQRMQQLIEKDYDVIKKVTPRAEVIEVFKARGEDYKLRLVEDMPDEQAMGLYYHEEYVDMCRGPHVPNTRFLKSFKLTKLSGAYWRGDAKNEQLQRVYGTAWADKKQLAAYIQRIEEAEKRDHRKIGKRLGLFHTQEESPGMVFWHPNGWTMYQVLEQYMRQVQRENGYLEIKTPQVVDRSLWEKSGHWANYADNMFTTQSENRDYAIKPMNCPCHVQVFNQGLKSYRELPMRLAEFGACHRNEPSGALHGIMRVRAFTQDDAHIFCTEEQMQAESAAFIKLTMDVYRDFGFTEVEMKLSTRPEKRVGSDELWDRAEAALAAALDSAGLAYDLQPGEGAFYGPKIEFSLKDCLGRVWQCGTLQLDFNLPIRLGAEYVSEDNSRKHPVMLHRAILGSFERFVGILIEHYEGAFPAWLAPTQAVIMNITDKQADFAAEVEKTLNQSGFRAKSDLRNEKIGFKIREHTLLKVPFLLVIGDREVEMQTVAVRTREGADLGSMPVAEFAEFLAQAVSRRGRPDSE